In Zonotrichia albicollis isolate bZonAlb1 chromosome 5, bZonAlb1.hap1, whole genome shotgun sequence, the genomic window TTAATTACATCAACCCAGTTCCATCCTCGTGGAAGCTCTCCTTTGTTATCTGCAGAAAAAGGTTTTAATTTCAGCACACAAGCGAAGGGGAATATTTATCTTTCTTCAAAATAAACCCACAAAATGCTAAATATCCAAACCCCTCAATTTCTGCACTCTTGAAGCCATGAGGACAGAAACAGATTTTAATGTCTTAAACACAGTGTGTTCTTCAACCAACCTCAAAGtgaaaggaggaaatgaaatagccttaagctgtgccaagggaggtTCAGATTAGATTTCCAAAAACCATTTTTCACTAAAAGAGTAGTTAGGAATTGGAGTAAGTGGCCATGGggagtggtggagtcactgtctCCAGAAGTGCTCCAGAGGtgcctggaggtggcacctggggacaggtttAGGGGTGATTATGGTGGTGATGGGCTGATGGTTGGATAGATGAActtgaaggtcccttctaaccttGTGTGATTCTTTAATTATGTGACTCAAAGTAATtcagtttaaataaaaacacCTCAGTCCACCTGAAATTTAGTTTAGAAAGTAGCTCCAATATGAGCTGGGCTGACCAGCAATGATGAATTCTGTCAAAGAACTAAATTTCATGCAGCTTTTCCTTTATACAGTTAACATTAAGCTTGCCAATTATACATTAGGTTAGGTAGATTATATGTAGGAATTGCTATGACAGGGTATAACTTATTGCTACAACAGGATGGTACTATCCAGATCATTACTGAAAACTGAAGGTAAACATGAGACAGTCATCAGCAAATTAACTGAAGTAATCAACTCTTTCAATCCAAATCCTTCTATTTCATTGCAAGCATTAAGTATCTGCAGAAGCACTTCTATTTCTAGAATGCAAACTAAATTAGATGCTTTACTCTGGGttgcaaataaaatatttttgtttagaaattacattttaataatGTGAATTATTTATGAGGGCCCATCAGCAAACTGCATTTTTTGCTGAAAGTCAATTTTTAGAGGTCCCAAATCCTCTCCTTCCAAAAGTATTTtttgaaaatttctttttttttgtcaccaactgaaataaaacaaaagatgTCAGTAAATTATAACTCTATAGAAAGTTGCTGTGACCAGAACTAACATCTCAAGCAAGAACAATTCatctaaaacaaataaaatagaGACCACAGACTTAACGTAGCTCATGATAAACAAATTACTAGCTACACTTTCTCTAGCCAGGTGTCCCTGCTATAAAATTTGGATTTTCATACTGATCAAAGCAAAGATTAGTATAGTGAACAAACCTGTTTTATTGGCTAGTTTTCGTTTCTGGGTTTTGGATAACTGctcctttttgtctttttttttacttggtGGCACTTCAGGAGTTCCAGTTGAAATACTATTGCTTACTGAAGTCTGAAAAGGATAAAAGTGGTTATAAACATTTTGCATATTAGTTTCATGGATATCCCTGTGTAATGTGATTATTAAACCTGACATACTGAAATACCTTGACTGTCAGAAAGAAGCAATGCTGTCAGCAGCCTGCAGCTTTTAATCCACATATAATCAGGGctgtacttttaaaaaacatgTGTTAGGGACTGGAATTATTCTCTTCCAGTTGCAAAAGGCAcctttttcacttttaaaatttaatcacGGAGTGTGATTTAGTCTGAATGGATTCAGACTTCTCAAACACAGAAATCATTCCTACCCCCTCAAAGCAGATCTGCTGCACCATCATGGCTTACACAACTCAAAAGCCACAAATGGACCCAGCCTGACTACTTTAAGACCCTGGAGGTGCACTTATACAatctcaggaaggctgcagtaAATTGCCACCCATCCAATCCTCAGCAGACACATCTCTGTTTCAGCTTCCTTTAGTTTTGCTTCTGCTCAAAATCTCTATTTTAATGTTATCCTGTGGGACATAACAGCAGGCTGCAAACATTTTGGTGTAACAGTAAAATAACTATCAAATAGAACAATTATCACCACAGAGCATTGTGGCACCATACTTTGTGTGTCACTTTCAGCCACTAACATGTACAACCAATGAAGTAATTTTCAGCTTAGAGAGAACTCTGAAGTATTCAGGTTATAATATCAATattctttttcagttttcaaaGCACAAAATTAAAATCAGAATTTATCCACTTACCACAGTGTTCACAGGTTGATTTTCCATGAGCACCTCCTTATTGTCTTTGGCATATTCAAAAAGCGTGTATGTCATTGCAGTTCCGAGATTTGCTTCAACTTCTACCATTAACTTATCCAATATGCTTTGCTTAATGGCTGAAGATCTAAAAGAAATCATTAAACTCAACTGTGAACTCGACAGACAATAAAAAGCTTTTCAAACAAAGAGTTCCCACCACAAGGCCAGGGAGTGAAGCTCTCACAAATACTTACATTGTGTTGTTGAAGAAAGCATCCATCGATATGACTGGTGCTGTTTGTGGATATGTTTCTGGCCAAGAAACTTCTATTAGAAAGGCTTTGGGATCTCCACTTTCACCTatctgaagaggaaaaaacaccGAAAAACTTTATAAATCAACAGTTTCCAGTTACCTTCAGAGGATTACAAAGCCAATAAAGAAGTCTTTTACTGCTTTTAGACCATCAAAATTCCTTGAGATGACTATTTTGATAGTTATCAGTTAGAAAATAGTGCTATTATCTAGAAAGAGCATTAAGTTTTGGACATCAATATTAACATTTACCCTGCAGTTTTTTCATTCTAGAAGGAGGAGCAGAAACTGACAAATCTCCTTTTATGGTTAGGGTTTTTAAATTCCTTTGTTTAAAAGCTACTTTGTAATATCTTCAAGCTAAATATTATACTATCACATATAAGAACAGAAAATATGAAGCCTTTTCTCCCCCACACACATCTAATCACAGAGCAGTATGAAAACAAGCCACAAGACAGGGCTGAAATAAGGATGGTAATAAACCACTAAGCTAAGATAGCAAAAATAACAGGTAAGAACATCAATATTTATGTTTCATGGCTACAGATATTCTACTTCCCTGTATGAAAGAATAAGTACTAAAAGATTTAAGAAGTCGGTAGAACGAgtctggatttaaaaaaaaaaaggcagcataTTACTGACATACAATCAGAAATAGCTATTTCACACAGGATCTGGGAGACTAGCACAGTAAGGTTTctaaaaccaccccaaattttcccttatTTGCCTCATTAGAAAAATCAGCCTTTATCTAATTATGTAGAATAAAGTGTGTCCACAAGAGAAGTCCTAATCAAGGTAAGGCTATggtttcaaaatttaaaaagtaaacaaaaaattgttGCTTTCTTATTTACAATATCTGTTTCAGCAGACTGGACTAACTGACATTCAAAACTACTTGTTTAATGGTGAAATAAATAAGACTTTAAATCAAGAATCTGCAACATTTTTCAAGGCAGCATTTACAGTTCATTTCCCACTGCTACCAAGAGCAGAAGTGGCTGCAAGGTTCACAGGGTTCTCTCAGGAAAGcagtctgtgtgcagagcaaatcCTACAAAGCCATACAAattctttctatcttctcatGCACTTACTTGCATGATGGCTTCTCACAGTACAGTTTTCTCTTAATGGGAAAGATGTATTATTGCCTTTGTATGACAATAAgttttattgtatttatttattcataagtatttattattttatttattactaACTTTTGATAATTATTTTTTGTCTAATAAAAATCAGCAACAACCAAAGCTGGTGAAAAGTAAAATGACTTAAGCTTGTAGGCATGTCATATTTCCCTTTtcaaagaaatttaaatttattaagAATGATCCAATCAATGAAGAAAGGCCACTCTTACACGGCTGGCATTTCAAGTGCTATTAATTAACTGagtataattaattaattaattaatctcaCTACAATTAGTGACATTTTTCTTAAGTTATTTGAGAAGCCACAGAAAGGTGATTTTAGATGGTTTCTCCCTGAAACAGGCATATAGCATTTTCAGAAATCTCCCTTCTGTCCTGTGGGTGCCTAAGTAAAGTCTTCTGGCCATCAAAAGATCTGCCTCAGTCGGTGCCCAGAAGAACTTTCAGGTTTTTAAATCGGAGAAAGCTGGTGAGAACTTCATGTCAGAATCTAGTTGTGTACCTTGAGCTCAGCACTCCCTCTATGTCTCTTGTGACCAGACTGTGCCAGTGCACACATCCAAAGCATTTTGTAGATTTTCTCTTTAGCAGGTAAACAAGACACAATCAACAGTCTTTAGACAAGAGACAGGAATCTTGTAACTAAGCAGTTAACAAAGGCTCAAAATTTTACATAGAAACATCTCTATAAATCTTTCAATTTCTGACCTGTTAGGGTAAATACTACACAGCAGGCCTTCTTCAGAGGATGTGACAGTTCTGGCTAGGCAGGGCACAGACACACAAGTGGGATGCCTGGCTCAGGGATAACTGGCAATAGggcaagaggcaatgggcagaaagtgACAGACAGGAAGTTTCACCTGAGCATAAGGATTTCTTTACTGTGCAGTGACTGAGCATGGAAGAGATTGTTCAAAAAGGTTGTGGGGTCTCCTTCACTGTAGATTTTCAGGAACAgactggacacaatcctgtgccacgTGCTCTAGGATGGCCCTGCtagagcagggaggttggacccggtgaccactgtggtcccttccagcctcacCCGTCCCGTGACTCTGTAACAAACCGTGCTGGCGGCAGGGTCACATACACGACACTCTGGGGTGTGAAGCGCTGTTGTACCAAATAGCCTGGAAAAAGCATCCTGTGGATCACTCCTTTACCGCACACTGGATACCCCTTTGGCTTAGAATCCCCCAGAATGGCAACAGCAAGGCAGCAAAGTAACTCCAGGGTGCAGCCTGGCCTTACCCTGTACTGGAAGGACACGGGGCTGAGCTCCCTGAAGCACACGTCTCCCTCGTAGATGGAGCGCAGCGCTTCCAGCTCcatctgcagccagggccagagcagagagcaggggTTACCAGAGCAGGGGTTACCGACCGCAGCCCCGGCACAACCTCCCCGCGCCCCGCCGTGCCCGACCCCGCCACcgcccagctccctcctccgCCCCTCGCCCGCTCCAGGGCCGCCGCTGCCCTCCCGCCCCCGCCACGGCGGCCGCCCCTTCTCTCCGCACGGCGCTATCCCGCCCTCCCAGCCCCGGTTCCGCTCTCCCTCAGGCAGCGGGGCCCGGTCACTCGCCTCCTGGTCCTCGTTGGCCGCCATGGCCGGAGCTCCCGGCCGCGCTccctgggcccggcccggccccgctgccgccgGGGCTGGGCGGGCCTGCCTGGCGCGGCCCCGCCGGACTCGCACGGACGCGCCTTCCCCGAGGGCAGCGCGGGGCAGCCGTGGGCACcgccccctgccctgccattGGCCGGCCGCGAGTCCCCCCGCTCTTCCTCCTTCCGCTCACTGGCCCCTTCGCAGTGACGTCCCCGCGCGGGCGCTCCTCACTGGTCCGAGGGGCGCAGCGGAGGCTCCGATTGGCCGCTCGCGCTGCCCTTCCGACGCTGCCCGGCGCTCGCTTCCTGAGGCGGTGGCCCGCCCGCGCCGCCTCCCGTGACCCGCGGCCGCTCCCAGCTGGCGCTTCCCGGCGCTTCCCGGCTCCATCCCGCCGCAGTGAGCGGCGCTACGGGGAGCGCGGGCCCGGGACAGCGGGGCGCTCTTGTGACCGGCCTGGGCCGCCCTCCCACCGCCGTTC contains:
- the RWDD4 gene encoding RWD domain-containing protein 4 isoform X1, with translation MAANEDQEMELEALRSIYEGDVCFRELSPVSFQYRIGESGDPKAFLIEVSWPETYPQTAPVISMDAFFNNTISSAIKQSILDKLMVEVEANLGTAMTYTLFEYAKDNKEVLMENQPVNTVTSVSNSISTGTPEVPPSKKKDKKEQLSKTQKRKLANKTDNKGELPRGWNWVDVIKNYQILLPCDLVKKEK
- the RWDD4 gene encoding RWD domain-containing protein 4 isoform X2, coding for MAANEDQEMELEALRSIYEGDVCFRELSPVSFQYRIGESGDPKAFLIEVSWPETYPQTAPVISMDAFFNNTISSAIKQSILDKLMVEVEANLGTAMTYTLFEYAKDNKEVLMENQPVNTVTSVSNSISTGTPEVPPSKKKDKKEQLSKTQKRKLANKTDNKGELPRGWNWVDVIKHVSIFKFSYLLSN
- the RWDD4 gene encoding RWD domain-containing protein 4 isoform X3 encodes the protein MAANEDQEMELEALRSIYEGDVCFRELSPVSFQYRIGESGDPKAFLIEVSWPETYPQTAPVISMDAFFNNTISSAIKQSILDKLMVEVEANLGTAMTYTLFEYAKDNKEVLMENQPVNTVTSVSNSISTGTPEVPPSKKKDKKEQLSKTQKRKLANKTDNKGELPRGWNWVDVIKLSKTGSKDDE
- the RWDD4 gene encoding RWD domain-containing protein 4 isoform X4, encoding MAANEDQEMELEALRSIYEGDVCFRELSPVSFQYRIGESGDPKAFLIEVSWPETYPQTAPVISMDAFFNNTISSAIKQSILDKLMVEVEANLGTAMTYTLFEYAKDNKEVLMENQPVNTVTSVSNSISTGTPEVPPSKKKDKKEQLSKTQKRKLANKTDNKGELPRGWNWVDVIKHLSKTGSKDDE